In one Pangasianodon hypophthalmus isolate fPanHyp1 chromosome 22, fPanHyp1.pri, whole genome shotgun sequence genomic region, the following are encoded:
- the chodl gene encoding chondrolectin, with the protein MRADSTALGILYGVTVWVASCHGARVVSGQTVCHGGPEKPCYKIAYFSDVSSRVAFWEAHQVCEVDGGSLLSVENVAEQQHIEQLLQNLSRTSSGPGIADGDFWIGLTRVDSGSPGEYASYSSCPDLYRWTDGSVSQFRNWYFDEPSCGGEACVVMYHQPTAQAGLGGPYLYQWNDDRCNMKHNFICKYEPESHLVKEHGDRPVSRDTEHEEETKTPDVYEEESLYVTVAGPSSMLLIYVIIPTIPLLLLILVASGTCCFQMLSKRKPRTKTSVDQSTLWISKAPKSDSAMEV; encoded by the exons ATGCGCGCGGACTCCACGGCGCTCGGGATCCTTTACGGTGTGACAGTTTGGGTCGCGAGCTGCCATGGGGCCCGAGTGGTGAGCG GTCAGACTGTGTGTCATGGCGGCCCTGAGAAGCCGTGCTATAAAATCGCGTACTTCAGTGACGTGTCGAGCCGTGTGGCCTTCTGGGAAGCTCATCAAGTGTGTGAGGTGGACGGTGGTTCGCTCCTGAGTGTGGAGAACGTCGCTGAACAGCAGCACATCGAACAGCTTCTGCAGAACCTCAGTAGGACCAGTTCAGGTCCGGGTATTGCTGATGGAGATTTCTGGATTGGTCTGACTCGTGTGGACAGCGGGAGTCCAGGGGAATACGCGAGCTACAGTTCCTGTCCTGATCTGTACAGATGGACAGACGGAAGTGTATCTCAGTTCAG GAACTGGTATTTCGATGAGCCGTCCTGTGGAGGGGAGGCGTGTGTAGTGATGTACCATCAGCCCACTGCTCAGGCTGGTTTAGGAGGACCGTACCTTTATCAGTGGAACGATGACAGGTGCAACATGAAGCACAATTTCATCTGCAAGTACGAGCCAG AGAGCCACCTGGTGAAGGAGCATGGAGACAGACCCGTGAGTCGTGATACAG AACATGAAGAAGAGACGAAAACTCCTGATGTTTATGAGGAGGAAAGCCTTTACGTCACCGTGGCAGGACCCTCAA gtATGCTGCTGATTTATGTGATCATCCCGACCATTCCTCTGCTCCTGCTCATCCTCGTGGCCTCGGGGACATGCTGCTTCCAGATGCTAAGCAAGAG AAAACCACGGACGAAAACGAGCGTGGACCAGTCAACACTCTGGATCTCCAAGGCGCCAAAATCAGACAGCGCAATGGAGGTGTAA